A window from Chrysemys picta bellii isolate R12L10 chromosome 2, ASM1138683v2, whole genome shotgun sequence encodes these proteins:
- the CKAP2L gene encoding cytoskeleton-associated protein 2-like isoform X2: MSAQERLAAGRAGQAGPLCWAPAENLRAPWSERGPRPPKVVQPQKDVLSKVSKCIPKDHAPAVKNTRSTRRALQHRSSNAPGSQRPKSIPPNLLGKRTGPPANLLPNKSHCVQLNRMASSSTCHQLNQIQETVKSENPGLVTDQRAVMLTQTGNDPHCGEHHSVTENLQEMVDCNKVTLPSKTILESSENRTESGLDIKVQSRTGLNKPESKRGLVHRPSLGTAPRNNVCLKDRVTACQTSKELLWNKLAKSPPGCKVMCPQKPSSKARGSVPPSQIFSVSSTRLSKKSGTEKQCLHPSVMRQNTVKLRAVGMLGLARQPTQKQYVKPTGTCKTPGTLEVGRSKQQVRAGQDLKLTRSPINSHVSKRPSVMELKAKSKPMSERPNSKTSGTANWQMNATKGKQCIKDLKKASQTCDTKSKSTLPRNCTASTCMSRDQASVGMLRNIRETSKRELLREKEVLGNQDPKTPAAENRKKQLEQWLASKGKSYKRPPMTLPAKKPTKEMMNLSFWNGMEKEEKRKQLCVTDKINGMLAECLELAEKGFPSEELFTTLSSIPEAEKFAKFWICKAKLLARNGTIDMTGLYEAAVCAGAAPIQELREVVVEFLKNTDNVYQGVSAHPSAEVSSHIVEDAAEQPVLQGPRTPCPGMREQVVATPQSSLRFLTSKPVSSVKLQVVPVPRMKGLSDMQDLKFLTPVRRSLRIEHAISRYPEMLKEHDTVVSSLDEIMAMEDVSQIVFRKNEALLEEEELEL, from the exons GTTGTCCAGCCCCAGAAGGATGTTCTCTCAAAAGTGTCCAAATGCATACCGAAGGATCATGCACCTGCTGTCAAAAACACAAGAAGTACACGTCGTGCTCTTCAGCACAGATCTTCAAATGCCCCTGGGTCCCAGAGGCCAAAGAGTATACCCCCCAACCTTCTGGGAAAGAGGACAGGGCCACCTGCCAACCTTCTACCAAACAAAAGCCATTGTGTGCAACTGAACAGAATGGCATCATCATCTACCTGTCATCAGTTAAATCAAATACAAGAGACTGTGAAATCTGAAAATCCAGGGTTAGTCACAGATCAACGGGCTGTAATGTTGACCCAGACTGGAAATGATCCCCACTGTGGGGAGCACCACTCAGTAACAGAGAATTTGCAAGAAATGGTAGACTGTAATAAAGTAACTCTTCCTAGTAAAACCATTCTAGAATCTTCTGAGAACAGGACAGAGTCTGGACTGGACATCAAAGTACAATCTAGGACTGGTTTAAACAAGCCAGAGAGCAAAAGAGGTTTGGTTCACAGGCCTTCCTTGGGCACAGCTCCAAGGAACAATGTCTGTCTGAAAGACAGAGTTACTGCCTGTCAGACCAGTAAGGAACTACTTTGGAATAAACTAGCAAAATCTCCACCTGGCTGTAAAGTCATGTGTCCTCAAAAACCCAGCAGCAAAGCCCGGGGGTCAGTGCCTCCTTCCCAGATATTTAGTGTTTCTAGTACTCGGCTATCCAAGAAATCGGGTACAGAAAAACAGTGTCTACATCCCAGTGTTATGAGGCAAAACACAGTGAAATTACGGGCAGTTGGAATGCTTGGTCTTGCAAGACAGCCCACACAAAAGCAATATGTGAAGCCCACAGGAACATGTAAAACTCCTGGCACTCTGGAAGTTGGAAGGTCCAAACAACAGGTTAGAGCTGGACAAGATCTGAAACTGACAAGGTCTCCCATAAATTCTCATGTCTCCAAGAGGCCCTCTGTGATGGAACTGAAAGCAAAATCAAAACCCATGTCAGAGAGACCCAATTCAAAAACAAGTGGCACAGCCAACTGGCAAATGAATGCAACAAAAGGGAAGCAGTGCATTAAAGACTTGAAGAAAGCTTCTCAGACTTGTGATACAAAATCCAAAAGCACTCTCCCTAGAAACTGTACTGCAAGCACATGCATGTCCAGAGACCAAGCCAGTGTTGGCATGCTTAGGAATATCAGAGAAACATCCAAGCGAGAGCTGTTAAGAGAAAAAGAGGTTCTGGGTAATCAGGATCCCAAGACCCCAGCTGCTGAGAATCGCAA GAAGCAACTGGAGCAGTGGTTGGCATCCAAAGGGAAATCGTATAAACGTCCACCCATGACACTGCCTGCTAAAAAGCCAACCAAGGAGATGATGAACCTGTCCTTCTGGAATGGCatggagaaggaggagaagagaaagcAGCTCTGCGTGACGGACAAGATCAATGGCATGTTGGCAGAGTGTCTGGAACTTGCTGAGAAG GGTTTTCCTTCAGAGGAGCTCTTCACCACACTGTCCAGTATCCCAGAGGCAGAGAAGTTTGCCAAGTTCTGGATCTGCAAGGCAAAGCTGCTGGCTCGTAATGGCACCATTGACATGACTGGGTTGTATGAAGCAGCAGTTTGTGCTGGTGCTGCG CCAATCCAGGAGCTGAGAGAAGTTGTTGTTGAGTTTTTGAAGAATACAGACAACGTATACCAAG GGGTCTCTGCACACCCTTCTGCTGAAGTCAGCTCTCATATAGTGGAGGATGCAGCTGAACAGCCGGTGCTTCAGGGGCCCAGAACTCCTTGCCCTGGCATGAGAGAGCAGGTTGTGGCAACTCCACAGTCCAGTTTAAGGTTCTTGACTAGCAAGCCAGTCTCCTCGGTCAAGTTACAAGTTGTCCCCGTGCCCAG AATGAAGGGACTGTCTGATATGCAAGACTTGAAATTCTTAACCCCGGTGCGGCGTTCTCTGCGGATAGAGCATGCCATATCCCGTTACCCAGAGATGCTGAAGGAACATGACACCGTAGTGTCTTCCCTTGATGAAATAATGGCCATGGAGGATGTGAGCCAGATTGTGTTTCGTAAAAATGAGGCCCTgctggaagaggaggagctggagctttag
- the CKAP2L gene encoding cytoskeleton-associated protein 2-like isoform X4 has protein sequence MASSSTCHQLNQIQETVKSENPGLVTDQRAVMLTQTGNDPHCGEHHSVTENLQEMVDCNKVTLPSKTILESSENRTESGLDIKVQSRTGLNKPESKRGLVHRPSLGTAPRNNVCLKDRVTACQTSKELLWNKLAKSPPGCKVMCPQKPSSKARGSVPPSQIFSVSSTRLSKKSGTEKQCLHPSVMRQNTVKLRAVGMLGLARQPTQKQYVKPTGTCKTPGTLEVGRSKQQVRAGQDLKLTRSPINSHVSKRPSVMELKAKSKPMSERPNSKTSGTANWQMNATKGKQCIKDLKKASQTCDTKSKSTLPRNCTASTCMSRDQASVGMLRNIRETSKRELLREKEVLGNQDPKTPAAENRKKQLEQWLASKGKSYKRPPMTLPAKKPTKEMMNLSFWNGMEKEEKRKQLCVTDKINGMLAECLELAEKGFPSEELFTTLSSIPEAEKFAKFWICKAKLLARNGTIDMTGLYEAAVCAGAAPIQELREVVVEFLKNTDNVYQGVSAHPSAEVSSHIVEDAAEQPVLQGPRTPCPGMREQVVATPQSSLRFLTSKPVSSVKLQVVPVPRMKGLSDMQDLKFLTPVRRSLRIEHAISRYPEMLKEHDTVVSSLDEIMAMEDVSQIVFRKNEALLEEEELEL, from the exons ATGGCATCATCATCTACCTGTCATCAGTTAAATCAAATACAAGAGACTGTGAAATCTGAAAATCCAGGGTTAGTCACAGATCAACGGGCTGTAATGTTGACCCAGACTGGAAATGATCCCCACTGTGGGGAGCACCACTCAGTAACAGAGAATTTGCAAGAAATGGTAGACTGTAATAAAGTAACTCTTCCTAGTAAAACCATTCTAGAATCTTCTGAGAACAGGACAGAGTCTGGACTGGACATCAAAGTACAATCTAGGACTGGTTTAAACAAGCCAGAGAGCAAAAGAGGTTTGGTTCACAGGCCTTCCTTGGGCACAGCTCCAAGGAACAATGTCTGTCTGAAAGACAGAGTTACTGCCTGTCAGACCAGTAAGGAACTACTTTGGAATAAACTAGCAAAATCTCCACCTGGCTGTAAAGTCATGTGTCCTCAAAAACCCAGCAGCAAAGCCCGGGGGTCAGTGCCTCCTTCCCAGATATTTAGTGTTTCTAGTACTCGGCTATCCAAGAAATCGGGTACAGAAAAACAGTGTCTACATCCCAGTGTTATGAGGCAAAACACAGTGAAATTACGGGCAGTTGGAATGCTTGGTCTTGCAAGACAGCCCACACAAAAGCAATATGTGAAGCCCACAGGAACATGTAAAACTCCTGGCACTCTGGAAGTTGGAAGGTCCAAACAACAGGTTAGAGCTGGACAAGATCTGAAACTGACAAGGTCTCCCATAAATTCTCATGTCTCCAAGAGGCCCTCTGTGATGGAACTGAAAGCAAAATCAAAACCCATGTCAGAGAGACCCAATTCAAAAACAAGTGGCACAGCCAACTGGCAAATGAATGCAACAAAAGGGAAGCAGTGCATTAAAGACTTGAAGAAAGCTTCTCAGACTTGTGATACAAAATCCAAAAGCACTCTCCCTAGAAACTGTACTGCAAGCACATGCATGTCCAGAGACCAAGCCAGTGTTGGCATGCTTAGGAATATCAGAGAAACATCCAAGCGAGAGCTGTTAAGAGAAAAAGAGGTTCTGGGTAATCAGGATCCCAAGACCCCAGCTGCTGAGAATCGCAA GAAGCAACTGGAGCAGTGGTTGGCATCCAAAGGGAAATCGTATAAACGTCCACCCATGACACTGCCTGCTAAAAAGCCAACCAAGGAGATGATGAACCTGTCCTTCTGGAATGGCatggagaaggaggagaagagaaagcAGCTCTGCGTGACGGACAAGATCAATGGCATGTTGGCAGAGTGTCTGGAACTTGCTGAGAAG GGTTTTCCTTCAGAGGAGCTCTTCACCACACTGTCCAGTATCCCAGAGGCAGAGAAGTTTGCCAAGTTCTGGATCTGCAAGGCAAAGCTGCTGGCTCGTAATGGCACCATTGACATGACTGGGTTGTATGAAGCAGCAGTTTGTGCTGGTGCTGCG CCAATCCAGGAGCTGAGAGAAGTTGTTGTTGAGTTTTTGAAGAATACAGACAACGTATACCAAG GGGTCTCTGCACACCCTTCTGCTGAAGTCAGCTCTCATATAGTGGAGGATGCAGCTGAACAGCCGGTGCTTCAGGGGCCCAGAACTCCTTGCCCTGGCATGAGAGAGCAGGTTGTGGCAACTCCACAGTCCAGTTTAAGGTTCTTGACTAGCAAGCCAGTCTCCTCGGTCAAGTTACAAGTTGTCCCCGTGCCCAG AATGAAGGGACTGTCTGATATGCAAGACTTGAAATTCTTAACCCCGGTGCGGCGTTCTCTGCGGATAGAGCATGCCATATCCCGTTACCCAGAGATGCTGAAGGAACATGACACCGTAGTGTCTTCCCTTGATGAAATAATGGCCATGGAGGATGTGAGCCAGATTGTGTTTCGTAAAAATGAGGCCCTgctggaagaggaggagctggagctttag
- the CKAP2L gene encoding cytoskeleton-associated protein 2-like isoform X3: MSKYKVVQPQKDVLSKVSKCIPKDHAPAVKNTRSTRRALQHRSSNAPGSQRPKSIPPNLLGKRTGPPANLLPNKSHCVQLNRMASSSTCHQLNQIQETVKSENPGLVTDQRAVMLTQTGNDPHCGEHHSVTENLQEMVDCNKVTLPSKTILESSENRTESGLDIKVQSRTGLNKPESKRGLVHRPSLGTAPRNNVCLKDRVTACQTSKELLWNKLAKSPPGCKVMCPQKPSSKARGSVPPSQIFSVSSTRLSKKSGTEKQCLHPSVMRQNTVKLRAVGMLGLARQPTQKQYVKPTGTCKTPGTLEVGRSKQQVRAGQDLKLTRSPINSHVSKRPSVMELKAKSKPMSERPNSKTSGTANWQMNATKGKQCIKDLKKASQTCDTKSKSTLPRNCTASTCMSRDQASVGMLRNIRETSKRELLREKEVLGNQDPKTPAAENRKKQLEQWLASKGKSYKRPPMTLPAKKPTKEMMNLSFWNGMEKEEKRKQLCVTDKINGMLAECLELAEKGFPSEELFTTLSSIPEAEKFAKFWICKAKLLARNGTIDMTGLYEAAVCAGAAPIQELREVVVEFLKNTDNVYQGVSAHPSAEVSSHIVEDAAEQPVLQGPRTPCPGMREQVVATPQSSLRFLTSKPVSSVKLQVVPVPRMKGLSDMQDLKFLTPVRRSLRIEHAISRYPEMLKEHDTVVSSLDEIMAMEDVSQIVFRKNEALLEEEELEL, from the exons ATGTCCAAATACAAA GTTGTCCAGCCCCAGAAGGATGTTCTCTCAAAAGTGTCCAAATGCATACCGAAGGATCATGCACCTGCTGTCAAAAACACAAGAAGTACACGTCGTGCTCTTCAGCACAGATCTTCAAATGCCCCTGGGTCCCAGAGGCCAAAGAGTATACCCCCCAACCTTCTGGGAAAGAGGACAGGGCCACCTGCCAACCTTCTACCAAACAAAAGCCATTGTGTGCAACTGAACAGAATGGCATCATCATCTACCTGTCATCAGTTAAATCAAATACAAGAGACTGTGAAATCTGAAAATCCAGGGTTAGTCACAGATCAACGGGCTGTAATGTTGACCCAGACTGGAAATGATCCCCACTGTGGGGAGCACCACTCAGTAACAGAGAATTTGCAAGAAATGGTAGACTGTAATAAAGTAACTCTTCCTAGTAAAACCATTCTAGAATCTTCTGAGAACAGGACAGAGTCTGGACTGGACATCAAAGTACAATCTAGGACTGGTTTAAACAAGCCAGAGAGCAAAAGAGGTTTGGTTCACAGGCCTTCCTTGGGCACAGCTCCAAGGAACAATGTCTGTCTGAAAGACAGAGTTACTGCCTGTCAGACCAGTAAGGAACTACTTTGGAATAAACTAGCAAAATCTCCACCTGGCTGTAAAGTCATGTGTCCTCAAAAACCCAGCAGCAAAGCCCGGGGGTCAGTGCCTCCTTCCCAGATATTTAGTGTTTCTAGTACTCGGCTATCCAAGAAATCGGGTACAGAAAAACAGTGTCTACATCCCAGTGTTATGAGGCAAAACACAGTGAAATTACGGGCAGTTGGAATGCTTGGTCTTGCAAGACAGCCCACACAAAAGCAATATGTGAAGCCCACAGGAACATGTAAAACTCCTGGCACTCTGGAAGTTGGAAGGTCCAAACAACAGGTTAGAGCTGGACAAGATCTGAAACTGACAAGGTCTCCCATAAATTCTCATGTCTCCAAGAGGCCCTCTGTGATGGAACTGAAAGCAAAATCAAAACCCATGTCAGAGAGACCCAATTCAAAAACAAGTGGCACAGCCAACTGGCAAATGAATGCAACAAAAGGGAAGCAGTGCATTAAAGACTTGAAGAAAGCTTCTCAGACTTGTGATACAAAATCCAAAAGCACTCTCCCTAGAAACTGTACTGCAAGCACATGCATGTCCAGAGACCAAGCCAGTGTTGGCATGCTTAGGAATATCAGAGAAACATCCAAGCGAGAGCTGTTAAGAGAAAAAGAGGTTCTGGGTAATCAGGATCCCAAGACCCCAGCTGCTGAGAATCGCAA GAAGCAACTGGAGCAGTGGTTGGCATCCAAAGGGAAATCGTATAAACGTCCACCCATGACACTGCCTGCTAAAAAGCCAACCAAGGAGATGATGAACCTGTCCTTCTGGAATGGCatggagaaggaggagaagagaaagcAGCTCTGCGTGACGGACAAGATCAATGGCATGTTGGCAGAGTGTCTGGAACTTGCTGAGAAG GGTTTTCCTTCAGAGGAGCTCTTCACCACACTGTCCAGTATCCCAGAGGCAGAGAAGTTTGCCAAGTTCTGGATCTGCAAGGCAAAGCTGCTGGCTCGTAATGGCACCATTGACATGACTGGGTTGTATGAAGCAGCAGTTTGTGCTGGTGCTGCG CCAATCCAGGAGCTGAGAGAAGTTGTTGTTGAGTTTTTGAAGAATACAGACAACGTATACCAAG GGGTCTCTGCACACCCTTCTGCTGAAGTCAGCTCTCATATAGTGGAGGATGCAGCTGAACAGCCGGTGCTTCAGGGGCCCAGAACTCCTTGCCCTGGCATGAGAGAGCAGGTTGTGGCAACTCCACAGTCCAGTTTAAGGTTCTTGACTAGCAAGCCAGTCTCCTCGGTCAAGTTACAAGTTGTCCCCGTGCCCAG AATGAAGGGACTGTCTGATATGCAAGACTTGAAATTCTTAACCCCGGTGCGGCGTTCTCTGCGGATAGAGCATGCCATATCCCGTTACCCAGAGATGCTGAAGGAACATGACACCGTAGTGTCTTCCCTTGATGAAATAATGGCCATGGAGGATGTGAGCCAGATTGTGTTTCGTAAAAATGAGGCCCTgctggaagaggaggagctggagctttag
- the CKAP2L gene encoding cytoskeleton-associated protein 2-like isoform X1, producing MERARATAAQEERQKKLQEYLASKGKLKCPNTKPYLKDRTNQPNPQLPRLSKSGPVVQPQKDVLSKVSKCIPKDHAPAVKNTRSTRRALQHRSSNAPGSQRPKSIPPNLLGKRTGPPANLLPNKSHCVQLNRMASSSTCHQLNQIQETVKSENPGLVTDQRAVMLTQTGNDPHCGEHHSVTENLQEMVDCNKVTLPSKTILESSENRTESGLDIKVQSRTGLNKPESKRGLVHRPSLGTAPRNNVCLKDRVTACQTSKELLWNKLAKSPPGCKVMCPQKPSSKARGSVPPSQIFSVSSTRLSKKSGTEKQCLHPSVMRQNTVKLRAVGMLGLARQPTQKQYVKPTGTCKTPGTLEVGRSKQQVRAGQDLKLTRSPINSHVSKRPSVMELKAKSKPMSERPNSKTSGTANWQMNATKGKQCIKDLKKASQTCDTKSKSTLPRNCTASTCMSRDQASVGMLRNIRETSKRELLREKEVLGNQDPKTPAAENRKKQLEQWLASKGKSYKRPPMTLPAKKPTKEMMNLSFWNGMEKEEKRKQLCVTDKINGMLAECLELAEKGFPSEELFTTLSSIPEAEKFAKFWICKAKLLARNGTIDMTGLYEAAVCAGAAPIQELREVVVEFLKNTDNVYQGVSAHPSAEVSSHIVEDAAEQPVLQGPRTPCPGMREQVVATPQSSLRFLTSKPVSSVKLQVVPVPRMKGLSDMQDLKFLTPVRRSLRIEHAISRYPEMLKEHDTVVSSLDEIMAMEDVSQIVFRKNEALLEEEELEL from the exons AGGAGCGGCAGAAGAAGCTTCAGGAGTATTTAGCAAGTAAAGGAAAGCTGAAATGTCCAAATACAAA ACCCTATTTAAAGGACCGGACCAATCAGCCAAATCCACAGTTACCACGACTTTCTAAATCAGGGCCT GTTGTCCAGCCCCAGAAGGATGTTCTCTCAAAAGTGTCCAAATGCATACCGAAGGATCATGCACCTGCTGTCAAAAACACAAGAAGTACACGTCGTGCTCTTCAGCACAGATCTTCAAATGCCCCTGGGTCCCAGAGGCCAAAGAGTATACCCCCCAACCTTCTGGGAAAGAGGACAGGGCCACCTGCCAACCTTCTACCAAACAAAAGCCATTGTGTGCAACTGAACAGAATGGCATCATCATCTACCTGTCATCAGTTAAATCAAATACAAGAGACTGTGAAATCTGAAAATCCAGGGTTAGTCACAGATCAACGGGCTGTAATGTTGACCCAGACTGGAAATGATCCCCACTGTGGGGAGCACCACTCAGTAACAGAGAATTTGCAAGAAATGGTAGACTGTAATAAAGTAACTCTTCCTAGTAAAACCATTCTAGAATCTTCTGAGAACAGGACAGAGTCTGGACTGGACATCAAAGTACAATCTAGGACTGGTTTAAACAAGCCAGAGAGCAAAAGAGGTTTGGTTCACAGGCCTTCCTTGGGCACAGCTCCAAGGAACAATGTCTGTCTGAAAGACAGAGTTACTGCCTGTCAGACCAGTAAGGAACTACTTTGGAATAAACTAGCAAAATCTCCACCTGGCTGTAAAGTCATGTGTCCTCAAAAACCCAGCAGCAAAGCCCGGGGGTCAGTGCCTCCTTCCCAGATATTTAGTGTTTCTAGTACTCGGCTATCCAAGAAATCGGGTACAGAAAAACAGTGTCTACATCCCAGTGTTATGAGGCAAAACACAGTGAAATTACGGGCAGTTGGAATGCTTGGTCTTGCAAGACAGCCCACACAAAAGCAATATGTGAAGCCCACAGGAACATGTAAAACTCCTGGCACTCTGGAAGTTGGAAGGTCCAAACAACAGGTTAGAGCTGGACAAGATCTGAAACTGACAAGGTCTCCCATAAATTCTCATGTCTCCAAGAGGCCCTCTGTGATGGAACTGAAAGCAAAATCAAAACCCATGTCAGAGAGACCCAATTCAAAAACAAGTGGCACAGCCAACTGGCAAATGAATGCAACAAAAGGGAAGCAGTGCATTAAAGACTTGAAGAAAGCTTCTCAGACTTGTGATACAAAATCCAAAAGCACTCTCCCTAGAAACTGTACTGCAAGCACATGCATGTCCAGAGACCAAGCCAGTGTTGGCATGCTTAGGAATATCAGAGAAACATCCAAGCGAGAGCTGTTAAGAGAAAAAGAGGTTCTGGGTAATCAGGATCCCAAGACCCCAGCTGCTGAGAATCGCAA GAAGCAACTGGAGCAGTGGTTGGCATCCAAAGGGAAATCGTATAAACGTCCACCCATGACACTGCCTGCTAAAAAGCCAACCAAGGAGATGATGAACCTGTCCTTCTGGAATGGCatggagaaggaggagaagagaaagcAGCTCTGCGTGACGGACAAGATCAATGGCATGTTGGCAGAGTGTCTGGAACTTGCTGAGAAG GGTTTTCCTTCAGAGGAGCTCTTCACCACACTGTCCAGTATCCCAGAGGCAGAGAAGTTTGCCAAGTTCTGGATCTGCAAGGCAAAGCTGCTGGCTCGTAATGGCACCATTGACATGACTGGGTTGTATGAAGCAGCAGTTTGTGCTGGTGCTGCG CCAATCCAGGAGCTGAGAGAAGTTGTTGTTGAGTTTTTGAAGAATACAGACAACGTATACCAAG GGGTCTCTGCACACCCTTCTGCTGAAGTCAGCTCTCATATAGTGGAGGATGCAGCTGAACAGCCGGTGCTTCAGGGGCCCAGAACTCCTTGCCCTGGCATGAGAGAGCAGGTTGTGGCAACTCCACAGTCCAGTTTAAGGTTCTTGACTAGCAAGCCAGTCTCCTCGGTCAAGTTACAAGTTGTCCCCGTGCCCAG AATGAAGGGACTGTCTGATATGCAAGACTTGAAATTCTTAACCCCGGTGCGGCGTTCTCTGCGGATAGAGCATGCCATATCCCGTTACCCAGAGATGCTGAAGGAACATGACACCGTAGTGTCTTCCCTTGATGAAATAATGGCCATGGAGGATGTGAGCCAGATTGTGTTTCGTAAAAATGAGGCCCTgctggaagaggaggagctggagctttag